The Gordonia terrae genome contains the following window.
GGCCCCGACGGCCTCGGCGCGCAGCTGTCCATCCTCGCCGAGGGGGCCCAGACCACGGCGGCGATCGCCGGCTCGGCGCGTGCCGCCGACGATGCACGAGCCGCCGCCGAAGTCCTGATCGATCAAGCTCTGCGTTGATCGTGCGTCGATTTTCGTCGACTGTGCGTCGTTTCTCGTCGACTGTGCATCGTTCGTCAGTGACGACGACAGCGTTCGCTCATGACGGCCCGGCCGGACGGGAAAACCGCTCGCGCCGGGACGTGATCGATGCGACGCTGCGACGGTGACCGACCCCAACCCGTCCATCGCCGAGACCTTCATCGAGAAGGGCTTCGTCAAGATCGAGCGTCCGTCATTGCGGAGCGCGGCAGACCGTGCGCGGGCGGGTCTGTGGGCGCAACTGGGGTTGTCCGAGGACGACTCCGCGGGCTGGACCGAACCGGTGCGCTGGGCGTCGGACATGGTGGGCGCCGGCCCATTCGGAGTGCTCGCCAACAGTGCGGAATTGACCGAGGCGCTCGACGCGATCTGCGGCGTCGGTGGGTGGACGCCCCGGGGCGCCCTGGGCAACATCCCGGTCCGTTTTCCGCTGCCGCCGACGGTCGATGACCGTGGCTGGCACATCGACGCAAACACGCCGCGCGAGGGCGGGTCATGGGTGGTGAGCCGACGCCCCCATACCGTGCTGATCCTGACCCTGCTGTCCGAGGTCGGGCCGACCGATGCGCCGACCCGCATCCGGATGGGATCGCACCGCGATGCCGTCGACGTCCTCACCGACGACGGGCAGAGTCCGTTCGACGTCGGCCCGTCGGTCGATGCGGCGAGCCGCGACCGCCCGATTGCCTTCGCGACCGGCAACCCGGGTGACGTCTACGTGGTCCATCCGTTCACGGTGCACGCGGCCGACGAACATCGGGGTGCCACACCGCGATTCATGGCCCAGGGGCCGGTGATGCTCGCCTCGCCGTTGTCGGCGGACGGGGCCGGGCCACTCGCGTGCGTGTTCTGAGGCCGACGATGAATCTAGGCGGTGGAATCCGCCGACTCGCTGCCGGAGTTGTCGCCATCGGAGCGGTCACTCGAGTCGGAGTCGTCGTCCGATCCGGAACCGCTGCCGCCCGCCGGATCTCCCGACCCCGGGTCGCCGGACTCACCGGGCCGGCTGTCGTCGACCTGCTCACCCGACTGCGAGTCGGGATCGGGGTCGGCGCCACCGTCCTCGCGCTCGGTCGGCGTGTCCGCACTGCTGTCGACATCGGTGTCGTGCACCGTCTCTCGATCCACCCGCCGTGGTTCCACTTCTTCCCGAGGCGACTCGACATCGGAACCCCCGTCAGAGGAGGTCTCGGTCTCGCGAGTCCCGGTGTTCGGCTCGATGGGCCGGCCGCGGGGCGGTTCCGTGGTGCCCGACTCGCCGCGGGGGTCGGGATCGGTACGTGGCGTCTCGACAGGCGAGTCGGTTCGTGGGGTGCCGCTGTCGCGACCCAGTGACTTCAGGAGCGCGGAGACGAGCGGGATGGTCTCGAGCCAGACCCGGATGCTCCACGGCCCCCGCGGATCCGACACCAGGACGATGACCGGTCCATCGGTGTCGGTCGGAGGTGGAGGCGTCAGGCTGGTGTTGCCGTCGGTCTCGCCCGGGCCGCCGGAGGCCTGGGGGTCGCCGGTGTAGACGACGAACGGGCTGTTCGCGTCCAGTCCGGCGATGACGGTCATCACCGCCAAGTTCTGTTGCACCGCACGCTCTTTGGTCTCGTCGTCGAGCTCCGTCGACAACACGGTGCGGGTCATGGGGCCGCTGGCGATGATCGGACCGACTGACTGCGGGTGGTCGATGACCAGTATCCGAGGCGCGCCGGCGACGGGCAGTTCGCGCGCGATGGCTGCCCCGGGGTCGGTCGGCAGCGATACGGCAGGCGTGTGCGGCGTGGTGTTCACGACGACGGACGGCGGGGCCGGGTTCGGGCCGAGCGGGGTGGTGAGTTGCTGCGCAGCGACTTGGACAGTGGCGGGTGCGGCGAGGGCGTGGACCAGGGTGGTGGCGTTGATCGACGCGACTGCCGTCGGGATCACCGTGAAAAGCGAAAGTGCGGCGAGAGTGAGGGAGGTGCCGGCGACACCCGGGGGTCGTCGAAGAGGACCGCCGCCGTCGTTGTCGACGGCGCGGTGCGTGCCGCGCCGATGTGATGCCACCCCTGGGCCCCCTCTTTTGTCGATCAGATAGTAGACGACGCACGGGGTGGCATGGTGTCGTCTGAATGACGCAAATCGGGACATCTGCGCGATTGTGCTGCCCGAAGGGGGCGAGGAGTGGCTGCGCCATGCGGCGCAACCGGGTCGAGACGAGATGGAGCCGCCCAGGGGAATCGAACCCCTGACCTATTCATTACGAGTGAATTGCTCTACCGACTGAGCTAGGGCGGCGTGCTACGCGAGGCAGCGCAGACGAGTCTAGCGAGGGTCGGAGAACGAGCAAAACCCGGGTCGTCGACGCAGGTGGAGCTTCCGTCGAAGTGGATGCCGGGTCAGCCCGGGAAGTCCGAGCCGCAGACGACGGGCACCCGGTGATCCGGGTCGAGCGCGTTGCGGACCAGCGCCCCGACGGTCGGGGAGTAGGCCATCCCGACATGACCGATCCGCGACGCCGGGCACACATCCTGGACCAGCGTGTTGGTGATGTTGGGCCCGGGCGGCATCAAGGTGACCGGGTACGGCGTCGAGATCTCGTCGTATCGCGTCGCGAGATTGACGTACTCGATCGATGGATGTCTCGGACCCCAATAGCTCTGTCCGGGCGCCCGAGCCGGCAGCCGATCGGTGAGGGAGCCGACGCGCGAGTAGCCGCGGTTGGACGCGGACAGTCCGACGATCGTGCCCACCTGTGCCGCGCGTCCGGGTATCTGGGTGACAAGCTGGGCGATCGCGCCGCCCTGGCTGTGACCGACGAAGTCGATCTGCTTTGCGCCCGTGGCGCTGAGGACCCGCCCGACTAAGTCCGAGACCGTGCGGGCGGACTGCTCCTTGTTCCCCAGCCCGCCGGTGTTGCCACTCCAACTGGTCTGGCCGTAGGTCAGGCTGAACACGCAATATCCCGCGTTCGCCAGCGTGGGCGCGAGGTACGCCCAGTTGGCGCTCTGGTTCATGGCCGTCGCGTGCAGCAGCACGACGGGGTTGCGTCCGTCACGGTCACGGCAGTCGAAGCGATTGGCGCCGGGAGGCGACTCCGACGCCGGGCTCAGATACCGAGAGGCGATGGCGGTCGCCGCGTCGGTCGTGACCGGGAACGGGGCGGCGTGCGCGGTGCCCGCGGCGAGGCACAGAACTGCGGCCACCACCGCGACGAACGCTGACGTGACTCCGGCTCGGATGCGGTCCATGCAGAGGATTGTGGCCGACCGGACGGTAGGGGCACGGCGTTTCGCCTCTACTGGGCGTCGCGACGGCGGAACTCGACGCCACGCGGTGACAATTCGTAACCGACGACGAGGCTGTCGGTCAGTCCTAGCTTCTTGAGCTTGGTGATGTCCTGCTTCAATCCCGCTCTCTCCCGACCGAGTTCGGCCGCGAGGTCGGTCGACACCACCCCTGGGCGGCGGGCGATGACGTCGAGCACTTCGCGCGTCCACGGTCCGCGCGTGGACCGTGCGTCCATGCGATCGAGGCGGGTTCGGATCTCGTCCACATCGTCGTCGGACAAGTTGTCATCGGCGCGCAGGGCGATCCGCGGGTCCTCGCCGATACACCGCAATCCGATTCGGTACGTCGGGTTCTGGACGTTGACGCACAGGGCGGTCCGGACGGCGTCGGCAGCGTCGTATCCCGCGCGACGTGCTTCGTCGTCCGTGATCCGCTCGGGGTCGACGCGCTGCATCGACGTCACCTCGATCACGTGCGTCAGCGCGATGAAGCTCGAGCCCGGATGTATGCGCGGATCGCCCCATCGCCGGAAGGCGAGGTCGACTGTTCCATCGGCGACCCCGCGAGCAACTCCGGCCGTCAGAAGCACAGTCGCGACCCTAGCGAGCGGGGCGTTTCGGTGCAGGACCCGTGGTCAGGCGCCCGTGTCACCCCTGTGGATGACAGCTGAGAGGTCCCTGAGAGCTGTTGTAGGGTGACCCGAGGTCAGCGACGGCACTGCCGACGTATTCGGGGGACCCCCTGCGTCGTGCTGTCGTTGAGCGCAACTTCACGACGACACGATCACCGGCCGGGGGGAGGGATCTTTGGTGCCGCCGCGCGCTCCTGCTCTGTGGTTTCCCGACGTCCCGCCGTGGCCTGCCATCGATGCGACACCCGCCGCCGATCTGGCCGCTCACCTGGCCCGACACCGTTCCGTCGGCCCAGCTCACGCAGCTGCGCAGTCGTCCGGGGTGGCCGTCCTCGAGCGGCCGATGGAGGTTGTCGCGCCGCCGAGCAGGCCGGTGGTCGCCGGACCGGAAGTCATCACGCCACGCGTCCCCTCGGAGCTCGACGTGTTCCTGGCCGAGGCCGAGAAGTCGGTGCGAGCCAAGCGGAAGACCGGATCGGCTGGGCGCGACGAGAAGTCCCCACGTGTCGGTTCGCCACTGCGAATCGCCGGTGCGGCAGCAGCGATTCTTGTGATTGTGGCCACAGTGTTGGGTGTAGTACTGACCCGCGGTGACGGACCCGAGGCGACGACGGCATCGACGTCGAGCAGCGATGCCACGTCTGCGGGGTTGGCAGCGTCCACATCGCCCGTGGTCCGGGAGCCCGCGTGTACCCAGCGCCCGGTGGGTGCCGGAACCACGGTGTCCGACGGTGACGACGCCGGCAATCAGGAGTCGGGCGCCGGGGCGATCCGTGCCTTCAACCACGCGTATTACGTCCTGCGTTCGGCGAGGGCGGCACGCGCGGTCGCAGCTCCGGGCGCGGTGGCCTCTGAGTACGTCATGCAGCAGTACATCAACCAGCGACCGCTCGGGACCCGGCACTGCTTGACAGTCTCCGACCGCGGACCCGGCGAGTACTCGGTGGTGCTGACCGAACTGCAGCCCGACGCGGCGCCCATCACCTACCGGCAGGTCATCCGCACCACGACCACCGGCGGCAAGTCCTACATCCAGTCCATTCGATCCGTTGAGTGAGTTTCTGCCCGCCACCGCGGGCGTACCAGAGAGGTAGTCGAGTAATGAGTCATGGTCGGGGTCGGCATCGGAAGCGTCGTGTGCCGAGTGGTCCATTGCTGTCGGTGACGTCGGCAGTGGTCGCGGTGTCGATCACCGCAGGCGCCGGGGCAGCGTTCGCGGTGCCGGAGCAGGGTGGGACCAGTCCGGGTGATTCGGCTCCCGGTCAAGGCGGCACGAGTCCGGGGGATGTGTCCCCGGATGGTGGTGCCGGTGCCGAGGCGACTGTCGAGCCGATCGTGGTTCCGGGGCCGGGCAGTATTCCGGGTCCGCCGGTGGAGGCGCCGTATCAGGCGTACACCGCGCCTGGGTCTTATTCGTATGACGAGCCGTATACCCCGTTGATCAACAATCGGGTGGCTCCGCGGGTTGCTCCGCCGGTTCGGCCGATTGCGCCGCCGCCGGAGAAGATTCGTGTGGGCAACTTCGTCACCGACATCCCGCAGGGCATGTCGAAGCGGGATGTGAACTCGATCAATGCGTGGTCGGCGTATGGCGAGGCCAAGATTGCGCAGGGTCTGATCTCTGCTGGCGTGCCGGAGGATGAGGCGACTCGTCGTGCTGCTGCGACGATCATCGGTGTGATGGCCGGCGGTACCGCGGGTGCTGTCGCACTGGGTATTCCGTCGGCGGTTGTGGGGGCGGGGGTTGGGGCCCCGGTCGGTGCGGGCGTAGGTGCGATCGTGGGCTGGGTCACCACGGGCGGTCTTACCTCAGGTGTCAATGCGCTTGCCGGAGCAGGAATCGGTGCCGCGGTGGGCGGGGCAGGAGCTGGGGTAGCGGGGGCGGCAGTCGGGGCCGCCATAGGCGGTACTGCCGGCGGATTGCTCGCGTACTCACTGGGAGCCGGAGACCCGGGCGCTGATCCGGATGAGCCATGGCGTCAGAACGGTCCGCGTCATGCGCTGCCGGAGTCTGGACCGAACCAGTTCGAGTTTTATCTGTCGGCAGATCACGCACGCCGCTCAGGACTGCCTGCGGTGGACTACGTGGTGAACCACCGTGGCGACGTTGACGCAAAGATCGGAGCCTCGACTTTCAAATGGTCTGGTGTGCAGGCTCGATCGCCGTACGCGGTATTCGGTCCGCACGCTGAGAAGTCGGTTCGTGCCTGGACCCGTTCTCAGTCCGACAGTCTGAAGAACGCGATCCCCGGCGGGGACGTGCTGTGGCCTGCGGAAGCGACGGGCGCTGATAGGCCCGGACTCTAGCGGTTCGGAAATATTCGCTGTCTTGTGGTTATAAAAGGAGAGTATCGATGAGACGATTGATTGTCGTTTGTTTGGCTGCGCTGATCGC
Protein-coding sequences here:
- a CDS encoding phytanoyl-CoA dioxygenase family protein, whose protein sequence is MTDPNPSIAETFIEKGFVKIERPSLRSAADRARAGLWAQLGLSEDDSAGWTEPVRWASDMVGAGPFGVLANSAELTEALDAICGVGGWTPRGALGNIPVRFPLPPTVDDRGWHIDANTPREGGSWVVSRRPHTVLILTLLSEVGPTDAPTRIRMGSHRDAVDVLTDDGQSPFDVGPSVDAASRDRPIAFATGNPGDVYVVHPFTVHAADEHRGATPRFMAQGPVMLASPLSADGAGPLACVF
- a CDS encoding esterase/lipase family protein yields the protein MDRIRAGVTSAFVAVVAAVLCLAAGTAHAAPFPVTTDAATAIASRYLSPASESPPGANRFDCRDRDGRNPVVLLHATAMNQSANWAYLAPTLANAGYCVFSLTYGQTSWSGNTGGLGNKEQSARTVSDLVGRVLSATGAKQIDFVGHSQGGAIAQLVTQIPGRAAQVGTIVGLSASNRGYSRVGSLTDRLPARAPGQSYWGPRHPSIEYVNLATRYDEISTPYPVTLMPPGPNITNTLVQDVCPASRIGHVGMAYSPTVGALVRNALDPDHRVPVVCGSDFPG